TTCGTTTGGATAAAAACCTAACTCCTATTAAAGGAGAGTGGTTACTAAATGCTGGCGTAGCCGATTATGCAAGACAGTGTTCTGGAACCATGTGGGAAAAAGCAATTCATGGTGGTGACAAAGACATCTTTTTATCAGCTTCGGAAAGTATCGCTTACGATGTTAAAGGTATAGACCCATGGATAACAACCCCTACGCCTACTGCCGATTTTGGTTTGGATGCTCTTGGTGAATTTTCTTGGGAAAATGCCGTACCACTTCCAAAAGGTGCTTTCTCTGGTAAAACAGTCATTATTGGAGGTGATGATGACTCTAGCGGATCAAAAGGACAGGTAACTATGTATTTATCTGAAAATGGTGATGCCGATTTAGAAAACGGTAAAATATATGTTTTAAGATTTAAACAAGTTTCAAACGGTACGGGTGGCGCTATGAATGTTACAGCTGCAACGACTTATGATGAAGGTGCTCTTGATTTCGGAAAAACCTATGATGTAGAGTTTGTAGAGATTGTTAATGGTGCTGCCATGACAAAAAATGAAATGGAAACCGCTTGCACCGCTGTAAACGCATCTCAGTTTATAAGAGTTGAGGATGTAGATTATCAAAAAGGAAGTGATGCCAATGGAAGAAACGTTTATTTTGCGGTAACTGGCCTTGGTCCAAATACAGGAGATGTTAACGACTGGGGAACGGTTTACAAATTACAGCTAGATGCTACAAATCCATTACTTGGAAAACTAACTCAAGTTATTAGCGGTAATACCGATACTAATAATAAAGACGGAAATCTATCTTCTCTTCAAAGTCCTGATAATATTTGTGTGACTGAAAACTATATTTATTTCCAAGAAGATCCGAACTCTTTTAGTAGAGGCCATGCAGCATACATTTACCAATCGGATCTAAATGGTAATAATACTAAAGTTGTTTTAGAACTTAAAATAGAAAGTAACCTATCGCCTACTGGTAGTACAGGTCTTTCTGGTGAATTCGGATCGTTAGTAGATATTTCTGATAAAGTAGGTGTGCCAGATACATTCGTTTTAGCACTACAACCACATTATTGGAAAAGCACTGATTTTTCATCAACAAATTTACCACATAATGAAGGTGGACAAATTGTTATATTAAAAGGCCTACCTAGATAAAAAACATATTATTTCTTAAGAAAAAAGATCTCCATTACATTAAAAAAATGGAGATTCTTTTTATTTATAAAACTCTCAAAATGAAAACAATCATTAAAGCTACAACCATATTCCTTTTTTTAATTTTAATAGCTTCTTGTAAAAAAGAGCCTACTATAGGTGCTGTGAATTGGTCTAAAGCTCAGAATTATTATTTAGAAAACATTCAATTGTCTCTCGTTTACTTAGACAGCTTAAAATTGGAAGGGTTTGATGGTGAAAAATCAAAACTATATTTTAAACTTGCGCGTGAAGCTTTTAAAAAAGGCGAACCTTATGCTTCTTATTTAAACCCAGAAGTTGGGCATAGAGCCAACGGACCTGCGCTTCCTATTTATAAAGATGATAGTGGAAAAATATTAAGTCCTGTAGGTTTTCAAAAAATTGAGGAAAGTATTTATAATCAAGAAGTCAATAAAAATGATTTTGAACAAGAACTTTATATAACACAAGGCATGCTTTCTGTTCTAACAAAAGGCATTGAAAAAAGAGAATTAAACGCGCAACGTTTTTTTATAGCAATACACCAACAATTATTCCGAATTATAAGTTTAGCTATTTCTGGTTTTGACACGCCAGTTAGCCACTTAGGAATTGATGAAACTAAAATTTCTTTAGAAAGTTTACAAACAGTCTACCAAAATACCATTCAGTCTATTATTCTAAATAAAAATAATTCTTTAGATAAAGCGTTTATAAATAACCTATCAAAAGCTATAGAATTTATCAATAAAAATAACCACTTTGATACGTTTGATCGGTTTACTTTTACAAGAGATTATATGAACCCAATCACCAGAAATTGGGTTGATATTCGTAAAACTAGTGAACTTTGGGAATCTATAAATACAGAACCTTTTAATTTTGATGCCCCTACCTTTTTCGAGAATGATTCCTTTAATTTGAATTATTTCACTCCTGCAACCAACAGAAACCCTTCTGAAAAACAAATTGCATTGGGCGAAAAATTGTTTTCAGATCCCAAACTTTCTGCTAATGGTACTATGGCTTGTATAACCTGCCATATTCCAAGTAAAGGATATGCCGATGCTATGGTGGTTAATACAGACAACAATGGCAAGCCGCTTCAACGTAATACGCCTACACTTATAAATACGGCCTTTCAACAAAGTTTCTTTTTAGATGGTAGAGCCAGCAGTTTAATAGATCAAATTTCGTTAGTATTTACAAACGACAAAGAATTCAACACCAATGTGCATGAGTTTTCTGATGCCATATTAAAAGATTCCACCTATACAACTCTTTTTAAAGATGCTTATGGCAAAATTTCCAAAAACAACAAAGATGTTATTAAAGCAATTTCCTCTTATATTTCTACGTTGAATGGTTTTAATTCTAAGTTTGATAAAAATATTAGAGGCGAAGAACATACGTTTACAGATGAAGAAAAACAAGGATACAATCTTTTTATGGGAAAAGCATTATGTGCCACCTGTCATTTTATTCCTTTAACAAATGGAACTGTACCACCGTTTTTTAATGAAACGGAGAAAGAGGTTATTGGTGTACCTAATGCATCTGATAATAAAGAATTAGATGAAGATTTAGGCTTTTATTGGAAATATAAAGAAGCATTACATAAAGGCATGTTTAAAACACCAACGATACGCAATGTTGCACTTACGGCCCCTTACATGCATAATGGTATTTATCAAACTCTAGAAGAGGTGGTCGATTTTTATAATAAAGGTGGCGGTGGCGGACTTGGGTTCGATTTAGAACACCAAACCTTACCTTTTGATGAATTAAACCTTACCAACGAAGAACAAACAAGTATTGTTGCTTTTATGAAAACGCTTAGCGATAGTAATCTTTCTAAAAAGGAATAAATGGTAAGTATTTTAAAAACAATCGTTTAATTAAAAAAATTACAAAAACAATACAAACAAGCGTTTTTTTTTGTATTTTATGCTAACTAAATAATTAGTTATCAATACATCATGAAAAATAAACGCTTTTCACTTACCTTAATCACATGCCTTCTTTTTTTTATAGGCTTACAGCATCTGTATGCACAAACGCCAACAGCTTATATAGAAATAAAAGGAAAAATTGTAGACGACACTTCTAATGATGCCTTAATATTTGCCGACATCATAATTAAAGACTCCAATATTAGTACTATTACCAATTCAGATGGTGAGTTTGCTTTAAAAATACCAGATTCGCTTGCCAATAAATCTGTAACCTTTTCTCATTTAGGATACCAAAAAAGGGAATTGAAAATTTCTGATTTAAATGCTCATTCAAAAATCAAACTCATTCCTGCAATCACAGAATTGAATGTGGTAGAAATTAAAACTTTTAAAGATGCTGAAACCCTTTTACAAGAAACCTTAAAAAATAGAAGTAACGTTTATAATAATGAAAATGCTTTAATGACTGCTTTTTATAGAGAAACCATTAAAAACAGACGAAAAAATGCCTCGTTATCTGAAGCTGTAGTGCAAATACACAAACAGCCTTATAGCAATTTTAAAAATGATGCTATTGAACTTATAAAATCAAGAAAAAGTACCAATTACAAAAAGTTAGACACATTAGCTTTAAAACTTCAAGGCGGACCATTTTCTAATTTATACACCGATATTATAAAATATCCAGAATATATTTTTACAAAAGAAGACATTGCTTTATACGAGTTTAGTTTTAGTGAGTCTACCCAAGTAAACAACAAGCCAGTTTACGTGATCAATTTTAAACAAAAACCAAATATTAAAGAGCCTCTATACTACGGAAAACTTTATATAGATTCTGAAACTTTAGCATTAACCAATGCCGTTTTTAGACTTAATGTTGAAAACAGAGAATTATCTAGCGAAATGTATATTCGTAAAAAACCAAGAAAAGTAGATGTGTATCCTACCGAAGCTACCTACCGCGTAAACTACCGTACCCAAAACGGAAAGTGGCAATACGCCTATAGCAATATTTTGCTAACCTTTAAAGTAAATTGGGAAGGAAAACTATTTAATAGTGTGTATACTCTAAACAGTGAAATGGCTATTACAGATTGGAGTGTTAACGACCCTAAATTAATTAAAACAAAAGAAAACATGCTAAAACCAACTACTATTTTAGCAGATGAAACTTCTGGGTTCAAAGATCCCGCCTTTTGGGGAAAATACAACATTATTGAACCCGAAAAATCTATTGAGGCAGCTATAGAGAAAATTAAAAAACAATTAAAGCGCACTTAAAATATTTAGTATAAAATTTTAATCACACAGATAATTTTTAAGTAATTTTACATACTAAATTTTATATCGTGATAGATTTTTTATTAACTAGTGATGCCATTATGGCGCTCTTAACACTTACCTTTTTAGAGATTATTTTAGGTATAGACAACATTGTTTTTATTTCTATTGCAGCTAATAAGCTACCCGAACATCAGCAATCTAAAGCAACAACCATTGGCTTACTTTTAGCTATGGTACAGCGTATTATTTTGTTATTTTTTGTAACGTTTTTAATTGGTTTAAAAGAGCCTTTTTATACTATTGAATTATCGTGGCTGCATGTAGCTGTGAGCTGGCAAGCCATTATTTTATTTGGTGGCGGATTGTTTTTAATTTATAAAAGCACCTCTGAAATTCATGAAAAAGTAGAATCTCCTAAGCATGATGAAGATGAGTTAAAAGGAAAAAAAATAAAAAGTTTATCGCAGGCTATTGTTCAAATCATACTTATTGATTTTATTTTTTCTATTGATTCTATATTAACTGCGGTGGGAATGACTAATGGATTGCATCCAAATCATAATTACAACCTTGTTTTAATGATAATTGCAGTTGTTATTTCCATTTTTGTGATGATAGGTTTTGCAAACCCCATTCGTCGCTTTATTAATGAACACCCCAGCATGCAGTTGCTAGGTTTAGCCTTTTTAATTTTGATTGGGTTTATGTTAATAACCGAAGCTGCCCATTTATCGCATACTAAGCTATTTGGTAACGAAGTTGGTGCCATCCCTAAAGGTTATTTATATTTCGCCATAGCTTTCTCTCTATTTGTAGAGTTTTTAAGTTTTAGAATTGAAAAAAAGAAAAAAAAAGAATAGCACCCATATCATCCTAAAAGCAGCATTGTTTCGTATATGTAAATAACCAAACACCTACTTATGAAGTATTTAACTTACCAAAGTATCAAACTAGCTTTTAGTTTTATTTTATTATACTCCCTATGTAATTGTTCTAATGAAAGTATTGCTAATGACACTGTTATAATAAACAATCCTTTAGAAAACCCTGAAGATGGCCCACCAGCTGGAAACCCAGAAGGGAACTCCCCCATTCCCACAGAGGCTGGTTTAGAAAATGTTTCCAATCCAGATACCATAATTGGTAATGGTACGCCAGAAAGCTGTACGTGCGATGCCGTTGTAAATGCTGTAGCAAAGGGAGGTAAAATAACTTTTAATTGCGGATCTCGACCTATAACCATAAAAATGGATAAAACTGCTAAAGTTTTTAACAATGCCAATCCAGACGTTATAATTGATGGAGGTGGTTTAATTACACTCAGCGGAAATGGAACTAACCGTATTTTATATATGAATACTTGCGACCAAAACCAGGTATGGACAACCAGTCATTGTCAAAATCAAGACTCTCCACGACTTACGGTTCAAAATATAACCTTTGCCGATGGTAATGCATCATCTGAAACTGAATACACTGGTGGCGGAGCTATTTGGGTTCGGGGCGGCCGGTTTAAAATCGTGAATTCAAGATTTTTCAACAATGTCTGTGCCTCTACAGGTCCTGATGTTGGTGGTGGTGCAATAAGAGTGTTTAGTCAATATAACAATATGCCTGTTTACATAACCAACAGTACGTTTGGTGGTGCCGAAAAATATGGAAACATAGGTTCCAATGGTGGTGGTATTAGCAGTATTGGAGTATCTTGGACTATAATTAACAGCTTATTTTCGTATAACCAAGCGATAGGAAATGGAGGTAATCCTTCACAATCTGGAACTCCTGGAGGAGGCAGTGGAGGAGCTATTTATAATGACGGAAACACCATGACCCTTAAACTACTAGGAACCCGAATTGAGCAAAATGAAGTGAATACGCATGGCGCATCCATATTTTTTGTAAGCAATAACCATACAGGAAATATAAGTATTAATAACTCTGTAATTACAAATAATATTGGAGGTTCATGGTATCCTATTTATCCAAGTATTTCGATGCATTCTGACACGCCAATTGTTGTGAAAAATTCAATTATAAAATAAAAATACAGAACGGTTATTAATAATTTCTATTGCCTTTATAAATACGATATAAATAATACGCAATTATAGCAAGCAACACAATTATTACCAGTCTGAAAATCATATAATAGAATTATTAAAACATTTTGGTTTGTCCTTTACCATCATCTTCGCTTTCAGAATCATCGTTATTTTGATCCTTATCGCCTTTATTTTTATCAGAATCTGAAGAAATAACATCTTCTTCATCAATCACTTCCAAATCATTAGCATGTACTTCCTCAGGAGCTTCATAAGGAAGCGGTTCTAATAAGCTAATTTGGTTTACTTTCTCTCTAGTTAATTGGTTTCCTAAAGCGGCGATACCTTTTACGGCAATAAACTCTTCTAAATTAACAAGCAAATTGTCTTTTCGTTCTACACCACGTTCTTTAGTAAACTCAATTTCAGCCCTAGGAATCCAATCGGTTGAAACTATTTCCAGATGCGATTTCTCATGACTTGTAATAAAACTTTCTTCTTTATTTTCGTTTTCAATTAAAAAACGTTTTACAAAATAGCGTTCCTTTTCACCATCAAAATAAATAGCTGAGATGGGTTTCTTTGGAATCCATTTTTCCATTAAAATCATATTACTATCAAAATGTGTGGTTACTTCTGGTATGATGGTTTTTACTATTCCTTTTTGGTTGATTATAAGTATTCGGTCTTCACCTCTAAACTCTCCTAACAACTCACCCCTTCCATCAACATTTAAACGTTGTACCGCATCATCAAACCAAATTTTACGTGGTTTTAATGTGGAGATGCCTTTCTCTTTTAGTTCAACTTTTTTAACAGGGTATTTTGTAACTAAATTTCCTTTAGAGTTTCTACCTTTTATTATAATATCAGCAAAATCGATATCCCATTTTAATTTTTTAATACTTCCTGCTTGTCGAAGCAAAATACTAACAACCTCAGCTTCTCCATTGGGGTTTGCAGAAAAATACAAAG
The genomic region above belongs to Mariniflexile litorale and contains:
- a CDS encoding cytochrome c peroxidase codes for the protein MKTIIKATTIFLFLILIASCKKEPTIGAVNWSKAQNYYLENIQLSLVYLDSLKLEGFDGEKSKLYFKLAREAFKKGEPYASYLNPEVGHRANGPALPIYKDDSGKILSPVGFQKIEESIYNQEVNKNDFEQELYITQGMLSVLTKGIEKRELNAQRFFIAIHQQLFRIISLAISGFDTPVSHLGIDETKISLESLQTVYQNTIQSIILNKNNSLDKAFINNLSKAIEFINKNNHFDTFDRFTFTRDYMNPITRNWVDIRKTSELWESINTEPFNFDAPTFFENDSFNLNYFTPATNRNPSEKQIALGEKLFSDPKLSANGTMACITCHIPSKGYADAMVVNTDNNGKPLQRNTPTLINTAFQQSFFLDGRASSLIDQISLVFTNDKEFNTNVHEFSDAILKDSTYTTLFKDAYGKISKNNKDVIKAISSYISTLNGFNSKFDKNIRGEEHTFTDEEKQGYNLFMGKALCATCHFIPLTNGTVPPFFNETEKEVIGVPNASDNKELDEDLGFYWKYKEALHKGMFKTPTIRNVALTAPYMHNGIYQTLEEVVDFYNKGGGGGLGFDLEHQTLPFDELNLTNEEQTSIVAFMKTLSDSNLSKKE
- a CDS encoding carboxypeptidase-like regulatory domain-containing protein, yielding MKNKRFSLTLITCLLFFIGLQHLYAQTPTAYIEIKGKIVDDTSNDALIFADIIIKDSNISTITNSDGEFALKIPDSLANKSVTFSHLGYQKRELKISDLNAHSKIKLIPAITELNVVEIKTFKDAETLLQETLKNRSNVYNNENALMTAFYRETIKNRRKNASLSEAVVQIHKQPYSNFKNDAIELIKSRKSTNYKKLDTLALKLQGGPFSNLYTDIIKYPEYIFTKEDIALYEFSFSESTQVNNKPVYVINFKQKPNIKEPLYYGKLYIDSETLALTNAVFRLNVENRELSSEMYIRKKPRKVDVYPTEATYRVNYRTQNGKWQYAYSNILLTFKVNWEGKLFNSVYTLNSEMAITDWSVNDPKLIKTKENMLKPTTILADETSGFKDPAFWGKYNIIEPEKSIEAAIEKIKKQLKRT
- a CDS encoding TerC family protein, whose translation is MIDFLLTSDAIMALLTLTFLEIILGIDNIVFISIAANKLPEHQQSKATTIGLLLAMVQRIILLFFVTFLIGLKEPFYTIELSWLHVAVSWQAIILFGGGLFLIYKSTSEIHEKVESPKHDEDELKGKKIKSLSQAIVQIILIDFIFSIDSILTAVGMTNGLHPNHNYNLVLMIIAVVISIFVMIGFANPIRRFINEHPSMQLLGLAFLILIGFMLITEAAHLSHTKLFGNEVGAIPKGYLYFAIAFSLFVEFLSFRIEKKKKKE